The following are encoded in a window of Onthophagus taurus isolate NC chromosome 3, IU_Otau_3.0, whole genome shotgun sequence genomic DNA:
- the LOC139429339 gene encoding uncharacterized protein: protein MIGINKGVKTRILNINSRAFFTPCGCHSWNLLVDAAKSSVLAKTFFGFINKIYLLFSASTKRWEYVKSKLNITLKSLSDTRWESRIEAIKAIYLQFDNVINCVNDLKNESEDAETLCNCEAVLKEMLTFEFIVAIHVWYEVLSRVNNISKLWQSVQVNLKVAVDTLRSFCKWIQEYRSTGFDVSVAEARSFVEKSNYEIASQFQERRVARKKKMFDYEGIDEPVQSAETRFRIDFFNTMVDAIIVDVECRFKSLNEYFERFGFIYDINYLRSLSKQNLLKHCNDVGTTLRDVENSDIEPFELYEELQLIKSNLPDSVQDVVQLI, encoded by the coding sequence ATGATTGGAATAAACAAAGGAGTTAAAACAAGaatattgaatattaattCAAGAGCATTTTTCACTCCTTGTGGCTGTCACAGTTGGAACTTGTTGGTAGACGCTGCCAAATCTTCAGTATTAGCCAAAACGTTTTTCGGATTTATTAACAAGATCTATTTGCTCTTTTCAGCATCAACCAAACGTTGGGAATAtgttaaatctaaattaaatattacacTGAAGTCTTTATCTGACACAAGGTGGGAGAGTCGAATAGAAGCAATTAAAgctatttatttacaattcgATAACGTGATCAACTGTGTAAATGATTTGAAAAACGAAAGTGAAGATGCTGAAACTTTATGTAACTGTGAAGCTGTTTTGAAGGAAATGCTAAcatttgaatttattgttGCTATACACGTATGGTACGAGGTTTTATCACGCGTCAATAATATAAGTAAGTTATGGCAATCAGTTCAAGTTAACTTGAAAGTGGCTGTTGACACATTGCGTTCCTTTTGCAAGTGGATTCAAGAATACCGCAGTACAGGATTTGATGTGAGCGTTGCAGAAGCTCGGTCATTCGTAGAAAAAAGTAATTATGAAATTGCGTCACAATTTCAAGAAAGAAGAGTtgcaagaaagaaaaaaatgttcgaTTACGAAGGAATAGATGAACCTGTGCAATCCGCGGAGACGAGATTTAGAATTGACttttttaacacaatggtAGACGCTATCATAGTCGACGTAGAATGTCGATTCAAATCTCTCAATGAATATTTCGAAcgatttggttttatttatgacatcaattatttaagatctttatcaaaacaaaatcTTCTGAAGCACTGTAATGATGTTGGTACAACTCTCAGGGATGTGGAGAACAGTGACATAGAGCCTTTCGAACTCTATGAAGAACTTCAActtataaaatcaaatttgccAGACTCTGTTCAAGATGTAGTACAACTAATATAG